The DNA sequence CGAACTCGCGCACCGCGGTATCGATGGCGGCCTGCACCTCGCCGGGCTTGGTCACGTCCGTCGGCACGAACCGCGTGCGGTGGCCGTGCGCGGCCTCGACGGCCCTGCCTTTGGACGTCGGCAGGTCCGCGACCACCACCCGCACGCCCGCATCGACCAGTGCCGCGACGGTGGCCTGGCCGAGTCCCGATGCCCCACCGGTGACCAACGCCGAGCTGCCCTTGATCCGCATCCTGTCCCACGCCTTCCGTCCCGGGGGAGCCGGAGCCGTGCGCCCCGGCAGCGGTAACGGTACGCCACCGTTCTCGCGCCACAGCCGGAGGATGTAGCGGGCCCATTCCTTGCACGGAGCGAGGGGTGGTGTGAGCATGGGTGCGATGAGCTCCTGGGCACCCGATTCGTGGCGGGCCTTTCCGGCGCGCCAGCAGCCAAGCTGGCCCGACGAGGGGGCCCTGAAGGCTGCCCTCTCGGAACTGGCTGCTCAGCCGCCGCTGGTCTTCGCGGGCGAGTCCCGCCATCTGCGCGCACAGCTGGCAAAGGTGGCCGCAGGCGAGGCGTTCCTGCTCCAGGGCGGCGACTGCGCCGAGACCTTCGCCGGGTTCAGCGCCGACGCTATCCGCGACAAGCTCAAGATCATCCTCCAGATGGCCGCCGTGCTCACCTACGGGGCGCAGATGCCGGTCGTGAAGCTCGGGCGGATCGCGGGGCAGTTCGCCAAGCCGCGTTCGGCCGACACCGAGATGGTGGGGGACGTGCGGCTGCCGTCCTACCGGGGCGACGCGGTCAACGCCCTGGAATCCACGGCCGACGCACGGCGGCCCGACCCGTCCCGCCTGGTGCGCTGCTACCAGCAGGCGGCGACGACCCTGAACCTGTTGCGGGCGTTCACCGCAGGCGGCTTCGCCGACCTGGAGAAGGTGCATGTCTGGAACCAGGAGTTCGTCGCCGCGAGCCCCCAGGGCCGCCGCTACGCGACCATTGCGGACGAGATCACCCGAGCGCTGGCCTTCCTGCGCGCCTGCGGCGTGGACGTGACCCGGGATCCCACCTTCCAGACGGTGGAGTTCTGGACGTCGCACGAGGCACTGCTGCTCGGGTACGAGGAGGCCCTGACCCGCCGCGACTCGCTCACCGGGCAGTGGTACGACTGCTCCGCCAACATGCTCTGGGTCGGCGAGCGCACCCGTGATCCCGACGGCGCCCACGTCCACTTCCTCTCCGGGGTCCAGAACCCGATCGGCGTGAAGCTGGGGCCCTCCGCCACAGTGGACGAGGTCGAGGCGCTGACCGCACGCCTGAACCCCGATGCCATACCCGGGCGCCTCACGTTGATCACCCGCATGGGGGTCGACAGCGTCGGGCAGGCGCTGCAACCCCTCGTGCGTGGTGTCCGCGACCTGGGCCTGCCGGTCGTCTGGTCCTGCGATCCGATGCACGGCAACACGTTCACGAGCGAGGCCGGCTTCAAGACCCGCCGGTTCACCGATGTGCTCGGCGAGCTGCGGACCTTCTTCTCCGTGCACCGGGCCGAGGGCACCGTCCCGGGCGGTGTCCACATCGAGCTCACGGGCGAGGACGTGACCGAGTGCCTCGGCGGAGCCCAGGAGATCGCCGACCTCGACCTGGCCACCCGGTACGAGACCGCCTGCGACCCGAGGCTCAACAACCAGCAGTCGTTGGAGCTGGCCTTCCAGGTCGCAGAGATGCTCCGCCTCTAGGCAGACCGGGGTCCACGCCCGCTCCTCCTAGAAGCGGCAGGGTCCGGTGTCCACACCGGCGTTGCGCCCGATGGCGGCCTCGACGTCGGGGCGCACCCGCTCGGCGGTCAGGGCGTAGCCCGTCCCCGGCTCTCCCGGTGCCGCAGCGAAGACGACGCCGCCCACGGTGCCCTGGTCCGTGACGAAGGGGCCGCCGGAGTCGCCGCGCACCACCTCGGCGGCCAGGGTCAGCACCTCCCGCTCCACGGTGCCGCGCCCGAAGATGTCGCGACCGATGGCGGCCTGCCGGTCCCGCACCGTCGCCGGCTTCACGACCAGCTCCCGCTGCCCGCCGGGGAAGCCCAGCGTCGCCCCTTGCACCCCGCGCGCCGCCGGCTGCGCGGACCAGCCGATCGGCGGTGCGGTCGTGGCTGGTGACGACAACACGGCCAGGTCCAGGCTGCCGTCGAATCCCACCGCCACCGCCTCGTGCGTGCCGGACTGGTCGCGCACGGTCAGGGACTCGCCGCCGGCCACCACATGGGCGTTGGTGACGATGTAGCCGGCTTGGGTCACGAACCCGCTGCCCGTGGACACGCCGCCGCAGCCGAGGGACTGGACCTGCACGGTGCTCGCCTGCCCTGCCTGGGCGGCGGCCGCCACCGCACCTTCCGAGGGCGCGTCCACCGGCGGTGCGGTGGCCCCGCCCGTGATGCCGCTGAAGACCTGCGGGAAGCCCTGCTGGTCGAAGTAGGAGCCGACGCGCCCGAACACGTCGGGGGCGGGCGGCAGGGCGTCGTGGACTGCCGCGACCACGGCCGAGCCGCGGACCTGCCGGGCGACCGAGGCGATGGGCCCCTGGGCGAACGCCCCGCCCAGCAGCCAGACGCCGATGACGAGCACGAGCACGCCGACGGCGATGCCCGCGATGCGGTCCACGGGAGCGGCACCGGCGACGGCCGCGGCGGCCCGGAGCCGCAGGCCGATCGCGAACCCCACACCCTGGCCGATCAGGAAGCTCGCCATGAGCAACCCGAGGGTGGTGATCGCCAAGGTGGGACCCGGCCCCTCGACGAACCTCGAGGCCAAGTCGGGGGCGAAGCTCGCACCAAGGATGATGCCGATCACCGCACCCCCGAAAGCGGTGACCTGGGACAGGGCGCCCTGGCGGAATCCGCGCACCGATGCGTACACGACCAGCAGCAGGAGCAACACGTCGAGCAGGTTCACGCCGGCCACTCTAAACCAGTCAGATCAAGGCCCGGATCTCGCCGTCTGAGGCGTGCAGGACCGCCCGGGCGGCCTCGTGCAGGGCGGTGTGGTGGGCCCGGAACGTCTCGATCTCGTCGGGGGCGGGCGCAGCGGCCTCGTCGTCCTGAGGCGCGGTCGTGTCCTGCTCACCGTGGAGCGCAGCGAGCGCGGCATCCCAGTCCGTCGCGGCGGCCGCGTGTCGCAGGTGCATGCTCGGCGCCTGCAGCAGCGCCCGCTCCAGGTCCTGGATGACCGTGAGGACCACGTCGGTCGTGGTGCGAACCCCCGGCGTGGTCAGCAGGTGCAATGCCTGGAGCTTGCGCATGGCCATCGCCATGATCAGCTGGGGATCCCCGAGCTCTGAGACCGCCGAGTCGACCGCACGCAGGTCCACGGTCACCGCGGTCGGCACCGTGAACCACTCCCGGAGCAGCTCGAAGAGGGCCTCCGCGGACGCGCGGGCAGCCAAGAGCTCCTGGGGCTTCGGGATCTCCTTCATCGACGACGAGGCTATCTCAGCATCAACAGGATGGTCGCTGCGCGATCGCCGCCACCCGTCGCCCGGTACCCTGCGCATCCATGGACGACGCCTCCGCTCTCCTGCTGACCGTCACCGGACGCGACCGGCCGGGACTCACGGCCGCCCTCTGCCAGGAGCTGGCCCACTGGGGAGCCCGCATCCTCGACATCGAGCAAGTGGTCATCAGGGAGCGACTGACGCTCGGGATCCTCGTCTCGCTCGGTGCAGAGGAGAGCGCCACCTGCACGGCTCTGACCGAGCGTGCCGCAGCACTGGACGTCAGCATCGAGTTCGAGCAGATGGCCTCCCGCCGACCCCGCGTCCAACAGGTGCGCCACTACGTCACGATCCTGGGCCAACCCCTGCGAGCAGAGGCGATCGCCGGCATCACCGGTCGTATCACGGCGGTCGGGGGGAACATCGAGAAGATCTCGCGCCTGTCGCGCTACCCCATCCTCTCGTTGGAGCTGCTCGTCTCCGGCGGGGACCCCGATCGTCTGCGCGCCGAGCTCGCAGCCGAGGCCGCGGCCTGCCGGGTTGACGTGGCGGTGCAGGCGGCCACGATCTACCGGCGGGCCAAGCGGCTGATCGTCATGGACGTGGACTCGACGCTCGTGCAGGGCGAGGTGATCGAAGCCCTCGCCGAGCGGGCGGGCTGCCTCGGGCGGGTGCGGGAGATCACCGCGCAGGCCATGGCCGGCGACCTCGACTTCGAGCAGTCCCTGCGCGACCGCGTCGCACTGCTCGAGGGGCTGCCCGTCTCGGCCCTCGACGAGGTTCGCGACCAGCTGGTGCTGACGCCGGGCGCCCGCACCCTCCTGCGCACGCTGCAGCGTCTCGGCTACCGGACCGCGATCGTGTCAGGCGGCTTCACCCACATCACCGACGACCTGCAGCGCCGTCTCGGCCTGGACTTCGCGGCAGCCAACACCCTCGAGGTGGTGGACGGGCACCTGACCGGCGGCCT is a window from the Egibacteraceae bacterium genome containing:
- a CDS encoding 3-deoxy-7-phosphoheptulonate synthase class II, which encodes MSSWAPDSWRAFPARQQPSWPDEGALKAALSELAAQPPLVFAGESRHLRAQLAKVAAGEAFLLQGGDCAETFAGFSADAIRDKLKIILQMAAVLTYGAQMPVVKLGRIAGQFAKPRSADTEMVGDVRLPSYRGDAVNALESTADARRPDPSRLVRCYQQAATTLNLLRAFTAGGFADLEKVHVWNQEFVAASPQGRRYATIADEITRALAFLRACGVDVTRDPTFQTVEFWTSHEALLLGYEEALTRRDSLTGQWYDCSANMLWVGERTRDPDGAHVHFLSGVQNPIGVKLGPSATVDEVEALTARLNPDAIPGRLTLITRMGVDSVGQALQPLVRGVRDLGLPVVWSCDPMHGNTFTSEAGFKTRRFTDVLGELRTFFSVHRAEGTVPGGVHIELTGEDVTECLGGAQEIADLDLATRYETACDPRLNNQQSLELAFQVAEMLRL
- the serB gene encoding phosphoserine phosphatase SerB, coding for MDDASALLLTVTGRDRPGLTAALCQELAHWGARILDIEQVVIRERLTLGILVSLGAEESATCTALTERAAALDVSIEFEQMASRRPRVQQVRHYVTILGQPLRAEAIAGITGRITAVGGNIEKISRLSRYPILSLELLVSGGDPDRLRAELAAEAAACRVDVAVQAATIYRRAKRLIVMDVDSTLVQGEVIEALAERAGCLGRVREITAQAMAGDLDFEQSLRDRVALLEGLPVSALDEVRDQLVLTPGARTLLRTLQRLGYRTAIVSGGFTHITDDLQRRLGLDFAAANTLEVVDGHLTGGLIGTVVDRAAKADLLERFAAEAGIPLTQTVAVGDGANDLDMLTRAGLGIAFNAKPAVRRAADTAVSVPYLDAILFLLGITREEIEAADADDPRMPPAHAGTILPG
- a CDS encoding MarP family serine protease — its product is MNLLDVLLLLLVVYASVRGFRQGALSQVTAFGGAVIGIILGASFAPDLASRFVEGPGPTLAITTLGLLMASFLIGQGVGFAIGLRLRAAAAVAGAAPVDRIAGIAVGVLVLVIGVWLLGGAFAQGPIASVARQVRGSAVVAAVHDALPPAPDVFGRVGSYFDQQGFPQVFSGITGGATAPPVDAPSEGAVAAAAQAGQASTVQVQSLGCGGVSTGSGFVTQAGYIVTNAHVVAGGESLTVRDQSGTHEAVAVGFDGSLDLAVLSSPATTAPPIGWSAQPAARGVQGATLGFPGGQRELVVKPATVRDRQAAIGRDIFGRGTVEREVLTLAAEVVRGDSGGPFVTDQGTVGGVVFAAAPGEPGTGYALTAERVRPDVEAAIGRNAGVDTGPCRF